A region of the Apium graveolens cultivar Ventura chromosome 6, ASM990537v1, whole genome shotgun sequence genome:
CTTGTGAACAGCAATGGGCAGATTATCAGATCTGAAGTTGTCGGTGCATTAAAGATGCGGACATATTTGAGGTAAATACTATGCTGAATTCAAGTTTTTTTGTAAGAAACTATCCGTACTCTGAAAGATATGTATGTTTTATGGTCATTAGAAAGTTATGTTAACGGAAGAATGTTGCCTATCACCTAAgtcaatttttgcatgtaattaaGCTGATATATTGTGATTTGAAGATAATTGGTGTTAAATTATTAAATTCATCTTTTATTCTGCTAGTAAGAGTTGTTATTCCTCAATTTGGTCGTGGGGCACAGGAAATTGGTTCCTAAATATTATGGTCTTTCTATGTGTTTGCTACTTTTATGTACTGTCTGGTGTCTACAACATAAAGGCTCTGCTCATCTGTTGCAGTGGTATGCCTGAGTGCAAACTAGGGCTAAATGATAGAGTTCTCCTGGAGGCACAAGGACGAGCAACTAAGGGAAAGGCCATTGACTTGGACGATATCAAATTCCATCAGTATGTTACTAACTTCCACACAGCACAGTATTATACTATTATGTTTGTTGAATGCATTGTTACTAGTTTTTTGTGTACAACAAATATTGAAAAAAcatattttctttaaattttcTCTGTGTTTTTTGTCTTTCCTGCTATTCGGCTGAATTCACAAATATGATAGGTGCGTGCGTCTTGCTCGATTTGAAAATGACCGGACAATATCCTTCATACCTCCTGATGGATCTTTTGATCTCATGACATATAGACTCAGCACCCAGGTAACTTTTGcatctaattttttttttcaatcgTTTTTTTGACTTATCTTTACCTAGTAGCATGTTCTCAGTGACAAGAGTTATAACTTGATTATAGGTAAAGCCTCTGATATGGGTGGAAGCTCAAGTGGAAAGGCATTCTAGGAGTCGTATGGAGATAATGGTAAAAGCCAGGAGCCAGTTCAAGGAACGAAGGTATATTTATTTGTCTTTAGGTACATTTAAATCTCTAAAGTTCTCATCTTATGATATACTGTATGAACTACATTATTGCAGCACCGCAACAAATGTCGAAATTGAGTTGCCTGTTCCTTCTGATGCTATTAATCCAAATTTGCGGACATCAATGGGATCTGCTTCTTATGCACCTGAAAACGATGCAGTGCTTTGGAAGATTAAATCATTTCCGGGTGGTAAGGTATATTTTTCACTCCAGTGTTCGTATGTAGATATATTACGGAGTGCTTTTGATGTTAATGATTATAGTATGTTTTTCCTGTGTGAATAATATCTGACTGGGTCAACTCTGTTGACAATGTGTAGGAATATATGTTGAGAGCAGAGTTCAATCTTCCCAGTATTACAGATGAAGAAGCAGCTCCTGATAGAAAGGCTCCCATCCGAGTGAAATTTGAGATACCCTATTTTACTGTTTCAGGAATACAGGTGCGCCCTTATGCATATGCACCTTAATGTCTGAATATATAGCTGTCAAATAAAGACATATCCTTCTACCACTGTTTGTATATTAGTGCATGGCCTGTTATGCAGATCCTAAGATGTATATTCCTAAAAAAAAGACCAAGATGCAATAAACTTGAGGTATTACAGTATTACAAATCAGGATATCTCCTTTAATCCAGAAAtactaatttcacaataacagACAGAGATGCACATTTTTTTAACTCTTTGCCTTGAGTTAAAGCATTACAATGAGGGTCTTTGGTTACCACATTTTCATTTACACAAACAAGCGTTGATGTATCTATTCTTCTGCTTCGTCTTTATGAAATAAAATAGTTCTCTATTCAAACTATTTATAGTGTATTTATCATGTCGAGTACTCAAATTTTAAATTATCCACCAGCAGAATTACACACATAGGAACTACCAAAAACTATTTTGCAGTTTTTTAATCACCTCGTTGTAAAAATGCAAGTACACTTTTTGCATGCAAGCTCCGAAAGAAAGATGCTTAGTTTTGGTAGTGTAAATAGGTGGTGACTTCAAAGTTTCTATTATTCCATTGCTTCAGAGTTGGCATAGTGTGGGTAGTGCGCTTCTCACTAAAGTATGAAATTAGTGCGCTTCTCTACTTAAGTGTGAAATAGCATGGACTTGGATGGTCTCTGATCAATGCATATACTTAGAAGCTAGAATAATCAAAGGGGAATCGCGTATTCTGCCCTTTGCTATTTTGTTAGACATTAAGCAAAATGTAGTCGGCAGGAATTATTTTGTTAGTGCTCTGGGGTGGTATTTTGTAACTCCACAATTTTGTAACTTCACAAGATGACTTCATTAATGTTTACATAGCATGTCCACATGATACCAATTTTCTATTGAGAATATTCTAAAGACTGCCATGTATTGTCTATATAATTTGATATGTTAGGTCCTCTCTTGTGCACTTCACTGCTTTTGTACCTGATCATGTGGGTGAGGGTAACCatgtcatttatgtgtttaaGTTTTTTGAGTTGCTTTTTTGTTGCATTTAACATTTTCAGCAGCTAAATGGTATCATATGATAGTATGCATACACCTCTTTCATGGTTTTTCTGTGTTTTACATGTTAAACGACTCAAACCATAACACCCGTACTGTGATTTCTCAAATTTGATAATTGTAATGAGATTTCGGGGTTTTGTAGGTCCGATACCTGAAGATCATTGAGAAGAGTGGTTATCAGGCTCTCCCTTGGGTGAGATACATAACCATGGCCGGTGAATATGAATTAAGACTGATGTAAAAGCCACTTTTGTCCATTAATTTTCAAGTCTGCAGTATTACCGTGATCTCGTTATTGTTCAGCACAGGCTTTCAATCATACCAAAGCGAGATGAGTTACTTGTTATTATACCAGGATTGGTGATTTTTCAGTAAAAAGTTAACTCACGGGCTGCACAATTGTTGTTTGTGTTATTGTTGTCTTTTATAGACTAAAGGTTTTACTTTCTTGTATAATCAATGAAAATTTAATCTTACACATGTTTTGGAAGAATCCATTTTTTGTTTTTTCTTGATTACCTATTATTTAGAACATTTCCTCAGAGAGCAGAGGTCATGTATTTTGAATATTGTCCCTCCCTTGTAATTATGCTACCTGGGTCGGCTTGAAAATGTATTTGAGTACCATCTGTTCATCTGATTGTTCAACTAGAGCAAGTCCAATTCATAGCAACACATGGTTTTATTGGGCAAAAAGAGGTTCTAATTATAGAAAATAGCTATGGCCATTTTACTTTCAAAATTATTATGGAGAGTTTTTTTCAACATCAAATGCCACCAAAATATGGCATTGAGCTTGTGTAGTATGGGCTGCTTTTGGGTATTGGTCGTATGTGCATCCTCAAAATGTTTTAATTTGAATGGTGGTAGAGACTAGTCGCTAGAGAGTGTTGCTGGTTATTATGCTAAAATAGTACAATTCTAGCAATGACTCGATGAGTAACCAACAAAATGCTAGAATCTGAAGTTTTGATCTCCTCTACCCGTACCCCTGCATTTGTTTTGTCAGATAAATTGACTGTATGGACTTTCATTAAAATTGTGTTTTTGGCTTTATTCGTTTTATCTAAGATGAATAAAAAATTGGTCTTTGACATATGTGACGGTTACTTTGCTTGCAATTGCACCTAGATGAGAAAATTAGACTGCAATAGTGAACATCGAAGGAATTTAATAATGAACATTGAAGGTCTGAAATCAAATATAGTCTGAAGTAATCCCAGCTTTCTAAAACATTGTAGCAGAAGGTATAATCAGGCCGCTCTATAAAACTTTGGTACGGTATCTCTTCACTAAGCTATAGCCTAGTATTTGGTGCCCCGAAATAAAACAGTGTCAAAGGGGTTGCCAAGAAAGAAGTAAAGAAGAAAACAGATTTGCGGGAATTACGGGGATCGTTTTTTATATCtgataaccctaaagagggaaggcacacagatatataataaacaattataataaacaattatattcatgattaaatccaaaaatcaacatatttcATTTAAATGTCTACAACCTCATAACAATACTCATATTGTGATCTGTTCCATAAACATTCTACTAATATCATAATTTAGCAATCATAAATTCTGAATAATACCTTATAAGTATCTTAGATCACCTATAGCTGTCAACCTGTCTTGGCTCTCCTTCCCTTCTCGCTTCCTTGCTTCGGGAAATAGCCTGACCTTGGGATCGCCTTGGGATATCCTCTAAAAcacttaataaaatattatatctgTCTTAACAATTACTAAACATAGACATAGTATAATATTTACTTCGATCTCACAATATTTTCTTGTATAGAGATTGTAGAGTAAAGGGTTTAGCTACTCATAGAAAATTTATAAACAGCCATTTCTATTAATGAAAACTTTCGATATCCCTTAATGATTTACAAGAAGATGGCTTTTATAGAGTTTTTCAATCTCTGTTGATTCTACTAATTTCTATTTCTAAGATTCCCTTTTAATTTCCTCcgttctttttctttcctctttTTCAAAAGCTGAATCCACTTTCTGTAATTTGTCTGCCATTCCACCTTCTTTTTGACTTTAGAGATAAAATTTCTGGTAAATGTCCTTGTCTTTTCTGCTGCTGTCTTTTTCTTCTAGTATCCTTTCTTCTTTGTTGCTACtgtctttttctttttcctgaaaattattgattttttACAGTCACCAATATAATTTGGGCCGTAGTGTCATTTGTAATATGTTTTCAGTCACCAATTCTTattgggccgaaatatcatttgtaatatgctttcagtcaccaattctcattgggccgaaatatcatttgtaatatgctttcagtcaccaattctcattgggccgaaatatcatttgtaatatgctttcagtcaccaattctcattgggccgaaatatcatttgtaatatccataggtcaccaattctcattgggcctATCAATTCATCGTTATTATTACATTGTTAGGTCACCAAATTCTATTGGGCCTAACTTTCATCAAATAGTATTACACTGTATTATATGGTTAGGTCACCCTTTCAGGGCCTAACAAATATCTATGCAAAGGGATCAGAACATCCTTCTTCTTTTGTTGCTATATTCTTTAGAGTTGCCACTGGTCTCCGTATTTGGCctgataataaattctgataaatttCCTTTGTCTTCTGAGCGTGATTGTGCTTTAAATCTGATAATCTTGCATACATTTCATTCAAAGCTGTAGTATCCTTGCTTAAttatatcattattataataaataGTTAGTATTTCTTCTGCTAATCCACCTTTACTTGTGCCAATGACACATGCCTTTCCTCCTCGTATCATATCTTCAAGTTTAGACTTCAATGTTGCTATGCCGATTGCTCTCTTGTTACACAACCAGTCGCCAAATTGCTCTATTGTACATGCCATGTCCGTCTTTAGGCTAGTATTTTCACCTTCTATAGTAGTATTCTTGCCATACTTAAATATTTGACAGAGTAATATGGGTTTTCCTGTTAAGTCAGTACAGGCATCAAAAACCTGTATACCATAAATTTCTCCTGGTCCGTATGAATTCATGTAAGATTGAAGGCTTTGTGTTATAGTTGATGGTAGTTGTGCTATACttgataaggtttcatctaccatTATTTTGTCAATAAATCCTAAGAGTAATAGGTTTTTTACTACAGTTGAATCTGCGTTTTCCCTACAGATATACCTTGGGTATTTTCCAAATTTCCCATTTCTCAGGATTGTAGTATTGGTTTTATAATCATAGTACTTTTGTATCTTTTCAAAGGACTCGGTATATTCTTTGGTAAAGGTGACACGATCTTTTAGGGTAATGGCGTTGATAGTATTATCTGGTATGGTTATTGTTTTGATAGTAGGAGTATTGGCTAATCTTGATACAAAGGTTTCTGGGGTTTTTTGAAGGTTGTTTAATATTCTGAGTTTTTCTTCTAAAATAGTAGTAAGTTGGCTGATTTCTTCGTTAATAAGGTTTATCTGGTCATTtttttcctttatcttctgaatTACTTCTCCCACCTGTATCATAATACTGCTAATACTTTCCATTTTCCCTGCTAAGATAGTCTGCAAGAATATTTTTAGTAcctgatatatttttaataataaaatcataacaactaaaaaatgcttgccaatttcttcttttatttaattctggtaaagggtcaattttattgaatataaatgatcttacttgagtattatctgttcttacaacaaattttgcaggtagtaaatgataatgaaatcttttaattcctaattttacagctaatagttccttttcattaatatgataattcttttcattgggtttccacgttccagctgcatatccacatattaaagggttttctttatcaatatcatctttttcaaaagctactaatactgctccccatcctatatcactagcatctgTAAATAGTTCTAACTGATCACTATCTTTGGGTAATCGTAGTTTAGGTAAATTTTCTACCTTTGTTTTTAAtgctcttattgcatttgtatgatcttccttccactcaaaagttttatttttctttattaaatcttgtagtggttttcttaattttggtaaatcttttatataatctgaagcgtaatttactattcctaagaattgttgcacttcctttttattttctaaaatttctttaaaattctttattttgttgatatatgttcttgtaattgaattccttcagagtctataatatatcctaaatattctattttgtgtttaaatatttctgatttcttttctgataataatattccatgttttctaatagtctgaataaatatatctagatgttttgaatgatctgttaaattatcactaaatattaatatatcatctatatatactagaataaaatcattcatttctctaaatattttatccattcttctttggaatatttgtggagttgttcttaatccaaatggtagtactattcattcataatgtccttgtggaacgctaaatgctgttaaacatctagattccttagttaattttatttgccagtatccacttttacaatcaaatttactaaaccattttttattactcgtttggttgattaaatttcttttatatggtaaaaaatatccatcaaatatagtcttTTTATTTATTTCTCGATAATCTATTACCATTCTAACTTTTCCTCTTTTTACTTCATTATGATTTCTTACTAAAAATGTTGGGCTACTATgcggacttttactttcttgtattagtcctaagtttaataattcttttatttgaactCCTAACTCCTTTTGATCTGCTGGGCTATATCTTATTGGTCTGTTTctaattatatcattagggtttattagttttatttcagcatatattttttctttttcccataacttcattggatgttctccaaaatttattt
Encoded here:
- the LOC141667184 gene encoding AP-1 complex subunit mu-2: MAGAASALFLLDIKGRVLVWRDYRGDVTAAQAEKCFTKLIDKEGDSDMQNPVVYDNGVTYMFIQHNNLYLMTASRQNCNAASLLLFLHRLVDVFKHYFEELEEESLRDNFVVVYELLDEMMDFGYPQFTEAKILSEFIKTDAYRMEVSQRPPMAVTNAVSWRSEGIRYKKNEVFLDVVESVNILVNSNGQIIRSEVVGALKMRTYLSGMPECKLGLNDRVLLEAQGRATKGKAIDLDDIKFHQCVRLARFENDRTISFIPPDGSFDLMTYRLSTQVKPLIWVEAQVERHSRSRMEIMVKARSQFKERSTATNVEIELPVPSDAINPNLRTSMGSASYAPENDAVLWKIKSFPGGKEYMLRAEFNLPSITDEEAAPDRKAPIRVKFEIPYFTVSGIQVRYLKIIEKSGYQALPWVRYITMAGEYELRLM